The Alysiella filiformis sequence AAAGATGGATTATGACCAAAAATATTTTCTTATCATCTATTTTGGCATTATGCTTGGCAGCCTGCGGTGGCGAAAAAGCCCAAGAAAACACCCAGCCCAGCCCAGCAGCCCCAGCCAGCACATCGGGTAAAGTGATTAAAGTGGCACTTGACCCCTTATACCCCCCATTTGTGCAGCAAACGCCAAAAGGTTTGGAAGGCTTTGATGTGGACGTATTGCAAGCGATTGCCGACAAATCAGGCTTGCAAATGTCGTTTGACCCTTACCCTTGGGAAGGCTTGTTTGAACGCTTGAACACGGGCGAAGTGGACATTGTGGCAGGTGGCATTACCGTTTCTGAAAGCCGCAAACCAAATATGGATTTTTCAGACAGCTACAATGAAATTTCAACCGTATTGTTGGTGGGTAAAGATTCCCATATTGATACATTTGAACAAATGCGTGGCAAAAAAGTGGCTTATCAATTAAACACTTCTGCCGAAGCCACATTGCAAAAATTGCAAGGTTCAGGCGAATTGGCAAAAGATTTGGGCAGCAACAGTGCATGGGAAACCGTTAAGCGTGTTTTGGCAAATGATGCATCCAAAGTAGATGCCACCATTGGCGATTCCAGCCCATTGGAATACTATGCCAAACAATATGCCGACACAGGTTTGAAAGTCATCTACAACCCCAATTTACCCAAAGAAACCAATGCTTTTGCCGTTAAAAAAGGCAACACCGAATTGGTGGACAAACTGAACAAAGGTTTGGCTGCCATCAAATCAGACGGCACTTACGACAAAATCAAAGAAAAATGGTTGGGCAAAACCCCCCAATAATCGCATTGCAATATTGCTTTTCAGGCAGCCGAAAAACGCTTTTTTGGCTGCCTGAAAAGTTTTTGAAACAGACACAAATTTAATGTGCAAAATTGTGTTAATTTGTGCCATAATTCGCAAGGCGGCTTGTTTCAGGCAGCCTGAAAAAGAAAAATTCAACCCACAGGAGTTTACACCATGAGTACCATCATCTACACCCACACCGATGAAGCCCCAGCGTTGGCAACCCAATCGTTTTTGCCGATTATCCGCGCCTTTGGCAAACACGCCGATGTGCAATTTGAATTGGCAGACATTTCGCTGGCAGGTCGCATTTTGGCGGTGTTTCCTGAATTTTTACAAGAGAATCAACGCATTCCTGACGCATTGGCACAGTTGGGCGAATACGTTTTGCAACCCGAAGCCAATGTGATTAAATTGCCCAATATTTCCGCGTCCATGCCCCAGTTGAATGCAGCCATTTCTGAATTGCAATCAAAAGGTTATGCCGTTCCCAATTACCCCAGCAATCCACAAACGGACGCAGAAAAAGACATTCAAGCACGCTACGACCGCATTAAAGGTTCAGCCGTGAACCCCGTTTTGCGCGAAGGCAACTCCGACCGCCGCGCCCCCAAAGCCGTGAAAAATTTCGCCAAAAAATACCCACACAGCATGGGTGCATGGTCTGCCGACAGCAAATCCCACGTTGCCACCATGTCATCGGGCGATTTCTTCCACAATGAAAAATCCGTTACCGTTCAAGAGCCTACCACCGTTAAATTTGTGTTTACCGACAAATCGGGCAAACAAAGCGAATTGCGTAAGCCTTTGAAATTATTGGCTGGCGAGATTATTGACGCAACTTATATGAGCAAAAAAGCCCTGATTGCTTTCTTGCAAGAGCAAGTGAAAGACGCGAAAAATCAAGGTGTGCTGTTTTCATTGCACATGAAAGCGACCATGATGAAAGTGTCCGACCCGATTATTTTCGGTCATGCGGTTAAAGTGTTTTTTGCGCCTGTGTTTGAACAATTTGGCGACAAGCTGTCTGAAATTGGCGTGAATGTGAACAATGGCTTTGGTAACTTGTTGGCTGGATTGGAAAAATTGGATGCTGAAACCCGTCAAGCCATTGAAGCCAAAATTGCCGAAGTGTATGCCCAAAACCCCGATTTGGCGATGGTGGATTCCGACAAAGGCATCACCAATTTGCACGTTCCCAGCGATGTGATTGTGGACGCGTCCATGCCTGCCATGATTCGCAATAGCGGTCGCATGTGGGACAAAAACGGCAAAGCCATTGATACCAAAGCGGTTATTCCTGATAGCTCTTACGCGGGCATTTACACCGCCACCATCAATTTCTGTAAAGAAAATGGCGCGTTTGACCCCACAACCATGGGTTCTGTACCAAACGTGGGCTTGATGGCGCAAAAAGCCGAAGAATACGGTTCGCATGACAAAACCTTTGAAATTCAAGCCGATGGCAAAGTGGAAATTGTTACCGAAAACGGCACCGTTTTGACTTCACATGAAGTGGAAGCAGGCGACATTTGGCGCGCTTGCCAAACCAAAGACGCGCCTATCAAAGACTGGGTTCAGTTGGCGGTAAACCGTGCGCGTTTGAGCAACACGCCAGCGATTTTCTGGTTGGACGAAAACCGCGCCCACGATGCCGAATTGATTCAAAAAGTGAAAACCTATTTGGCAGATTTGGATACAAATGGTTTGGAAATCAGCATTTTGGCACCAGAGCAAGCGTGTTCAGCCAGCCTGAAACGCATGAAAGACGGCTTGGACACCATTTCCGTAACGGGCAATGTTTTGCGCGATTACAACACGGATTTGTTCCCAATTTTGGAATTGGGTACGTCTGCCAAAATGTTGTCCATCGTGCCTTTGATGAACGGCGGTGGCATGTTTGAAACGGGCGCAGGCGGTTCTGCCCCCAAACACGTTCAACAATTCAACGAAGAAAACCATTTGCGTTGGGATTCTTTGGGCGAATTTTTGGCGTTGGCGGTGTCGTTGGAGCATTTGGCACAGCGTGAAGGCAATGCCAAAGCGCAGGTTTTGGCGGACACTTTGGACGCGGCAACCGAGCAATTGTTGTTGAACGACAAATCGCCCAAACGCAAAGCGGGCGAATTGGACAATCGCGGCAGCCATTTCTACATCGCCTTGTATTGGGCACAAGCTCTGGCAGCGCAAGACAAAGACGCGGATTTGAAAGCGACTTTCGCGCCCGTAGCCGAAAAATTAGCCAGCCAAGAAAGCGAAATTTTGGCGGAATTGGCAAGCGGCGCAGGCAAAGCGGTGGATTTGAACGGCTATTATTTTGTTGATGCCGACAAAGTTGCCCAAGCCATGCGCCCAAGCGCGAAATTGAATGCGGTGATTGATGCGTTGTGATTTCAATGATTTGTATTTGATTTAAAATGAAATTCAGGCAGCCTGAAAAGTTTTGTACAGCTTTTCAGGCTGCCTGAAATGCAAATTTTTCTGATTGGGGAAATTTTTATGAAAACGAAATCGTTTTTACCTTCAATGGTTTTGGTGGCATTCTTGGCAAGTCCTGCCCTTTCATTTGCTTATGACGAACAAGACGAGAAAACCATTCGCGCTGATGTTGCTAAAATGAAAGCCGCCACGCTCAAACACGATGTTAAATCCATTATGCCAATGATGCCACAGGCTTTTTTTGATACTTTGTCAAAAGAAACCAACACGCCCATTTCAAAAATCAAACAAGAAATGCTGAAACAAGGCGAAGAAACCGCCAGAGATGCCAAAGAATTAAATGCCAGCTTGGATTATGTTATCCATTGGAAAAAACAAAGGGTTTTGAAATCCAAAACGGGGCGCGATTATGTGTTGCTTCCGACCACCACACGTCTCAATGGTCTTGAAATTAAAGGAAATTTGATTGCGATTAAAGAAGATGATGGGAAATGGTATTATCTGCAATATCAGCCGATATTTAAGTCTGTGATTCAAAAGGCTTATCCTGATTTGAAAGTTTTGCCTAAATAATGCAGGCTGCCTGAAACTTGCTCCCTCTCCTTTGGGAGAGGGAAAAACTGTTGAGCATTGCCCATTTTACCCTCTCCCTAACCCTCTCCCACAGGAGAGGGAACTGGGTTACTTAACAAATCAATGACTTTTATCCCAAACTCGCGTTAAATTAACTTTAAAAAGGGAAAGCAGATTATGTCATTAAATATTCCTGTTGAATTTCAAGATTTTGCCGATGAAATCATCGCCAGTTGCAAACCGAGCGTGCCATTCACGCTGACCGTTGCCCCTACGCAACTTTGGGACAGCAAAGTGGGCGGCAAGCCTTATTTGCCACGCGATTTTGCTTATCCAAACAATCCTGATGGCGAACCTTTGTTCTTTTTGGCGCAAATCAATTTCGCGCAAATGTCCGCCTTGCCTGATTTTCCGAGTAAGGGCATTTTGCAGTTTTTCATTGACGGCAAAGACGATTGTTACGGCATCAATTTTGATAACTACCAAGACAATTCGCACTACAAATTGATTTACCATGCCGATGTGGTTGAAAACGCAGATGAATTGCAACAAGATTTTGATTTTGTTCAATTTGATGAAACTGATTCTGGCGTACCGTTTCCGCCTAATCACAGTTACCAAATTTATTTTCAGGCTGCCACGCCACAGCCGATTACGCAACACGATTTTGCTTTTGGCGAAGTCGTGCCTGAATTATTTGATTTTTTGGACGAAAAATCCGAAGACGATGATTACGAATGGGATTTACACGACAAATACGATGAATTTTCAAACAGCGAACAACATCGCGTAGGCGGTTATCCGTATTTCACGCAAGACGATGTGCGCGGTTATGGCTCGTATGATTTGAAAGATTATGTGCTGTTATTCCAATTGGTTAGCGATTGGCGAGATAGCAATGATGACGTGAATATCATGTGGGGCGATTGCGGTGTGGGCAATTTCTTTATCCGCCCCGAAGATTTGAAAAATCTGGCGTTTGATAAAGCGTTTTTTACGATGGATTGTTGTTGATGGGTTTTCAGGCTGCCTGAAACAATGAACGCCCATAATCAAATTGTTTTTGCATAAAATTTCACATCAACCCCTTTCATATTCAAGCAAAATCGCCTAATCTTACGGTTTTTGTATTTTTGAACACAGAAAGAGAATGTTCACAATGGCACAACACACTTGGAAAAAAATCAGTCTTTACGTTGCAGGCGCGTTGAGCGGCATTGCGTTGAGCGTGGGCGTGCAAAGTTTTGCTGCCGATAAAACAGCCACTACCAATAATAAAGACAATGGCTTACCCATTCAATCGTTGCGTAATATGGCGGAAGTGTACAGCCAAATTAAAGCCAATTATGTTACCGAAGAAACCGATGAAAAATTGCTAGAAGGTGCCGTAAAAGGCATGGTTTCCAGCCTAGACCCACATTCAGAATACATGAACCAAAAAGGCTATTCTGAAATGAAAGAAAGCACTTCTGGCGAATTTGGTGGCTTGGGCATGGAAATTGGCGCAGAAGATGGCTGGATTAAAGTCATTGCACCCATTGAAGACACCCCTGCCGAACGCGCTGGTGTGAAAAGCGGCGATTTCATCATCAAAATTGAAAACGAATCCACACGCGGCATGAGTACCACCGATGCCGTGAAAAAAATGCGTGGCAAACCCAATACCAAAATCACGCTCACTTTAACGCGCAAAGACAGCCCCAAACCGATTGTGGTCAATTTAACCCGTGCCATGATTAAAGTGAAAAGTGTGCGCCACCATTTGCTTGAACCCAATTATGGCTATGTGCGCATCAGCCAATTCCAAGAACGCACCGTGCCTGCGCTGGCTGAATCCATTTCCGCTTTAACAACCGAAAACAAACAGCCTTTGAAAGGCTTGGTGTTGGATTTGCGCGATGACCCAGGTGGTTTGCTCAATGGTGCGGTGGGCGTGTCGGCGGCATTTTTGAAAAATGGCAGCCCTGTGGTCAGCACCAAAGGGCGCGATAACAAACCTGCCATGTCGCTCAAAGCCGTTCCCGAAGACTACATCATGGCGGCTGGTGTTGACCCTTTGGCAAATTTGCCTGCTGAAATTAAAGACATACCCATGACGGTACTGATTAACTCGGGTTCGGCTTCGGCTTCCGAAATTGTGGCGGGTGCATTGCAAGACCACAAACGTGCCGTGATTGTGGGTACGCGCAGTTTTGGTAAAGGTTCGGTGCAATCGGTTATTCCTTTGAACAATGGTGGCGCAGTGAAAATCACCACCGCCTTGTATTACACGCCCAACGACCGCTCCATTCAAGCAGTGGGCATTGTGCCAGATGTGGAAGTGCAAGACAAAACCCGCACCTTTGAAAGCCGTGAGGCAGATTTGGGCGGACACATCGGCAACCCATTGGGCGAAGAAGATGTGAAAGGCGGCGTGTTGAACAATGCAGAAAGCCCCAAACCTGCCGCCGCCAGCGAACCCAAAGACAAAGATGAAGATTTGTCCAGCCGCCGCAAACCCAATCCTGAAAAAGATGACCAACTGCGTAAGGCTTTGGATTTGATTAAAAACCCAGCCGAATGGCACAAATCTTTGGGCTTGGCAGCGAAAAAACCTGCTCCTGCCAAAAAAGAAGAAAAATAATCGTTTTTGATTCAAGAAACCTTTCAGGCTGCCTGAAAGGTTTTTTTGCGACCAATGATTTTTGGGGGCTGTCTGAATTTGAATATAGATAATTGAATATGTAAGCAATTAAGCCACAATTTGCTTTTCAGGCAGCCTGAAAACCGTTAGAATGTCTGTTTTAATTCACTCACAAAATGGAAACAATTTATGAAATCACATCTGAAATTGTGTGCGCTTGCGCTGTCTTTTTTGGGCTTAACCGCGTGCAGCAGCATTGCCAATCAAACGCCCGACCAAATGTACCGCACCAGTATGCAGCGTCAATTTAAACAGGATTCGCAATACAATTTTACGGGTAAAGTGTTTGTGCAAACTTCGCCCAATGCCAACGCCAAAACGCGCGAACAAGCCCTGAATACCTTCATTGAACGCGAAACCGATATCGCAAAATGGAAATACCGAGACAATCCCAAAATGCGCAGCAAAACCCAAATTCGCCAACGTGCCGAAAAAAAATTGGCAAGCAGCGAATTGTTGGCTGAACACTTCGCCAAAAACGTGAGCGTACCCGTTTCGGGTGCTTGGGATTTGCCCAATGGCAAATTGGAAATTGTGCCAGAAATCCGTTATGAAACACGCGCTTCGGGTGCTTATTTTAAATTGCCCATTCAAATTGATGCCAAACAAAGCAGCGCATTGATTGACCTTGCTGGCGTGTCGGCTTTTTCTGATGTTTACACGGTACGCAATGATTTGGCGGTTGAACCCATCAACAATCGCTATGTACGCATTACCCTGCCTGAATCGCTGCGCAAAAACATTCCTTTAAAAGACCTGTTCAAAAGTCTGCCCAAAGCATTTGACGATGGCATTGCCCAAATGGACAAAACACAATTCGCCATGTTGCCTTTGGACGAACGCGCCAAACGTTTGGGCGCAACATACCGCATCAGCCACAAACAAAACAGCGAACAAGGCGAGATTTACAGCACGGCATTGTTCAACAGCATTGTGCAACAGCTTGAAGATAATCAAAAAAATGGCACGGCTCAAAGCGATGTTTCCCCCGAAAATCATGCCAAATTCATTGAAATGCTGAAAACCATTAAGCAAAGCATGGAAGACGCACGCAAAAATGTGAAAGCGGTGGGCGAAAATGGCGAATCTGAAATCGCCGAGGTGGAATCGCTGCTCAACAAAATTGAAGTGGAAACCGAGCTTTATTTGGACAGCAAAGGTCGCATTTTGGCATTGGTTCAGGCTGCCGATATGCCCGATGAGCTGTTTGGTAAATTGTTTTATGGCAAACATGTGCGCTTGATTTACGAAACAGAAATGCAATACAGCAGCAAACCTGTGTTTGTGATTCAAGCCAATGAAAGCAATACGGTGGATTTGGAAAAAATTTCGCCAAAATTCAAAGAATTGATGGATAAAACCATTCAAGCAGAATAAGGCTTTTAAAAAATAAGCTGCCTGAAACCCACGTTCAGGCAGCTTAAATGGTTTTTTACATTTGACGCAACAGGCTGCGTACCAATTTGGCAGAATGCACGGCAGCAATTTCCAAAAATGCGTCAAAACTCATCGCGGCATCGCTGTCGCCATTGTCGGAAATGGCGCGGATAATCACAAAAGGCTTGTTCAGTTGATGGCAAGTTTGGGCAATGGCGGCGGCTTCCATTTCGGTAGCAAGCGCATCGGGGAAATGCCCACGAATGGTATCCAACATCTTGTTGCTGCTGATAAATTGGTCGCCACTCACAATCAAGCCCAAATGATTTTGAATATCGGGTAATTGTCCTGCTGCC is a genomic window containing:
- a CDS encoding substrate-binding periplasmic protein, with the protein product MTKNIFLSSILALCLAACGGEKAQENTQPSPAAPASTSGKVIKVALDPLYPPFVQQTPKGLEGFDVDVLQAIADKSGLQMSFDPYPWEGLFERLNTGEVDIVAGGITVSESRKPNMDFSDSYNEISTVLLVGKDSHIDTFEQMRGKKVAYQLNTSAEATLQKLQGSGELAKDLGSNSAWETVKRVLANDASKVDATIGDSSPLEYYAKQYADTGLKVIYNPNLPKETNAFAVKKGNTELVDKLNKGLAAIKSDGTYDKIKEKWLGKTPQ
- a CDS encoding NADP-dependent isocitrate dehydrogenase, giving the protein MSTIIYTHTDEAPALATQSFLPIIRAFGKHADVQFELADISLAGRILAVFPEFLQENQRIPDALAQLGEYVLQPEANVIKLPNISASMPQLNAAISELQSKGYAVPNYPSNPQTDAEKDIQARYDRIKGSAVNPVLREGNSDRRAPKAVKNFAKKYPHSMGAWSADSKSHVATMSSGDFFHNEKSVTVQEPTTVKFVFTDKSGKQSELRKPLKLLAGEIIDATYMSKKALIAFLQEQVKDAKNQGVLFSLHMKATMMKVSDPIIFGHAVKVFFAPVFEQFGDKLSEIGVNVNNGFGNLLAGLEKLDAETRQAIEAKIAEVYAQNPDLAMVDSDKGITNLHVPSDVIVDASMPAMIRNSGRMWDKNGKAIDTKAVIPDSSYAGIYTATINFCKENGAFDPTTMGSVPNVGLMAQKAEEYGSHDKTFEIQADGKVEIVTENGTVLTSHEVEAGDIWRACQTKDAPIKDWVQLAVNRARLSNTPAIFWLDENRAHDAELIQKVKTYLADLDTNGLEISILAPEQACSASLKRMKDGLDTISVTGNVLRDYNTDLFPILELGTSAKMLSIVPLMNGGGMFETGAGGSAPKHVQQFNEENHLRWDSLGEFLALAVSLEHLAQREGNAKAQVLADTLDAATEQLLLNDKSPKRKAGELDNRGSHFYIALYWAQALAAQDKDADLKATFAPVAEKLASQESEILAELASGAGKAVDLNGYYFVDADKVAQAMRPSAKLNAVIDAL
- a CDS encoding YwqG family protein — protein: MSLNIPVEFQDFADEIIASCKPSVPFTLTVAPTQLWDSKVGGKPYLPRDFAYPNNPDGEPLFFLAQINFAQMSALPDFPSKGILQFFIDGKDDCYGINFDNYQDNSHYKLIYHADVVENADELQQDFDFVQFDETDSGVPFPPNHSYQIYFQAATPQPITQHDFAFGEVVPELFDFLDEKSEDDDYEWDLHDKYDEFSNSEQHRVGGYPYFTQDDVRGYGSYDLKDYVLLFQLVSDWRDSNDDVNIMWGDCGVGNFFIRPEDLKNLAFDKAFFTMDCC
- a CDS encoding S41 family peptidase, translated to MAQHTWKKISLYVAGALSGIALSVGVQSFAADKTATTNNKDNGLPIQSLRNMAEVYSQIKANYVTEETDEKLLEGAVKGMVSSLDPHSEYMNQKGYSEMKESTSGEFGGLGMEIGAEDGWIKVIAPIEDTPAERAGVKSGDFIIKIENESTRGMSTTDAVKKMRGKPNTKITLTLTRKDSPKPIVVNLTRAMIKVKSVRHHLLEPNYGYVRISQFQERTVPALAESISALTTENKQPLKGLVLDLRDDPGGLLNGAVGVSAAFLKNGSPVVSTKGRDNKPAMSLKAVPEDYIMAAGVDPLANLPAEIKDIPMTVLINSGSASASEIVAGALQDHKRAVIVGTRSFGKGSVQSVIPLNNGGAVKITTALYYTPNDRSIQAVGIVPDVEVQDKTRTFESREADLGGHIGNPLGEEDVKGGVLNNAESPKPAAASEPKDKDEDLSSRRKPNPEKDDQLRKALDLIKNPAEWHKSLGLAAKKPAPAKKEEK